In the Cydia fagiglandana chromosome 5, ilCydFagi1.1, whole genome shotgun sequence genome, one interval contains:
- the LOC134664513 gene encoding leucine-rich repeat and death domain-containing protein 1 produces the protein MTLIPIKYLLFVFLSFWQVSNLASTCPEKCTCHNNLTLSLKCSYNVTLKENQNVYHVSVCCDDEEQIWRQEFANKTLSEVMVRYCSACGSADLASPALDTYSLLITNNNLSKIAINVNNRNLRQINLSDNRLKSITKGLFNNFSSLQKLILSRNEIISIFPGSFNGLSKLELLDLSENNLTILANVFTPLKNLQHLNLSRNNIEFIPENYFNNWLLQHLDVSHNNLKKMEPGALQLLPNLARLLLTDNPHLGITQLDRQLLVGTGRRLQQIDASRTGLYQVPEAFTHSVRFLSLVGNQISSVRCGDLDSYPLLQSLDFSDNKILSVEDDSLGRLEMLLLLNINKNILTTVPKSLPDELKYLSVNDNLVKNLSRHDFKNLPNLRILLLKNNQIRYIEDHVFDDLLSLEMLDLSNNPIQVLSSNTFDGPLSLRDLRLCYLNVSVPAQDGSFPVPSPESVQMLHLQASPGLARQLLADSAALAAFSHLQYLDLRMNNLSEIRNDLLFYLSQLKTLRLHGNSLNCSAKLWLKDWMNWNQSTSNGESCYYSTSEAKEDIIKYNCTFPETFTISESLPPVNLYSTEMINKLLRYYGYLNNKTEKSFDFTKRDKIKHNSVSSEYESKLNKTIAKYTKYANSSISSEKKDALKMKNTLKFPYYDYLNETTAIKSRESSKILEQNKLLHDQFNIDQRFLDTEPNLSPAWRDSKKGNEDDIPEIRQNNKSGKRLNTPVEAKKLLQMNLVKNESHPATLLNVTHNEIGLVVAGGNQTADANEKSQFSPYQSPHTNYAQYMGTVAVSVLIVMSLILWISFRLRYRRRRVPIVEVEAEDQIEVSNISGGVLW, from the coding sequence ATAACAATTTAACCTTATCTCTAAAATGTTCCTACAACGTAACATTGAAAGAAAATCAGAATGTGTATCACGTGTCGGTGTGTTGCGACGACGAAGAGCAAATATGGAGGCAGGAGTTCGCAAACAAAACGCTATCAGAAGTGATGGTCCGCTATTGCAGCGCGTGTGGCAGCGCCGATCTCGCATCGCCGGCACTCGACACCTATTCGCTACTCATCACAAACAACAACCTTTCCAAAATTGCGATCAACGTCAACAACCGAAACTTACGACAGATAAACTTATCTGATAATAGACTGAAATCCATTACAAAAGGCCtctttaataatttttcgtctcttcaaaaactaattttaagtagaaatgaaataattagCATATTTCCGGGAAGTTTTAATGGACTATCAAAATTAGAATTGCTGGATTTATCGGAAAATAACCTAACGATCTTAGCGAACGTTTTTACGCCGCTTAAAAACCTTCAGCATCTAAATTTAAGTAGAAACAACATCGAGTTCATCCCCGAGAACTACTTCAACAATTGGTTGTTGCAACACTTGGACGTGTCGCATAACAATTTGAAGAAGATGGAGCCTGGCGCGTTGCAGTTGTTGCCAAACCTCGCCCGGCTGCTGCTAACTGACAATCCTCATTTAGGAATCACGCAGCTAGACCGGCAGCTGCTGGTCGGCACGGGACGCCGGCTGCAGCAGATCGATGCGTCGCGCACCGGCCTCTACCAGGTGCCCGAGGCCTTCACCCACTCTGTGCGCTTCCTGTCGCTCGTCGGCAACCAGATATCATCCGTCAGGTGCGGCGATCTCGACAGCTACCCGTTATTGCAGTCTCTCGACTTCTCTGACAACAAAATTCTTTCGGTTGAGGATGACTCTTTGGGCAGATTAGAAATGCTCTTATTACTAAATATTAATAAGAACATTTTAACAACCGTACCTAAATCTCTACCTGACGAGCTGAAATATTTATCCGTAAATGATAATCTTGTGAAGAACTTATCTCGACATGACTTCAAAAACTTACCCAATTTGCGAATATTGTTATTGAAAAACAATCAAATACGATACATTGAAGATCATGTATTCGACGATTTATTGTCTCTCGAAATGCTGGATTTGTCGAATAATCCGATACAAGTTCTATCGTCGAATACTTTTGACGGACCTCTGTCGCTTCGCGACTTAAGGCTGTGCTACCTGAACGTGTCGGTGCCGGCGCAGGACGGCTCGTTCCCGGTGCCGTCCCCGGAGAGCGTGCAGATGCTGCACCTGCAGGCCAGCCCCGGCCTCGCGCGCCAGCTGCTCGCCGACTCTGCAGCGCTGGCCGCCTTCTCACATCTGCAATATCTCGACTTAAGAATGAATAATCTATCGGAAATAAGAAACGATTTGCTTTTCTATCTTAGTCAGTTAAAAACCTTAAGATTACACGGCAATAGCCTTAATTGTAGCGCCAAATTGTGGCTAAAAGACTGGATGAATTGGAACCAGTCCACATCAAACGGCGAAAGCTGTTACTACTCCACTTCAGAAGCCAAAGAGGATATAATCAAATACAACTGTACTTTTCCGGAAACGTTCACCATAAGCGAAAGCTTGCCGCCGGTGAATTTATATAGCacagaaatgataaataaattgttGAGGTACTATGGGTATCTCAATAATAAAACAGAGAAAAGTTTCGACTTTACAAAACGTGACAAGATTAAACATAACTCTGTTAGCTCCGAGTACGAGTCGAAATTGAACAAAACCATTGCCAAATATACGAAATATGCTAATAGTTCCATCTCTAGTGAAAAGAAAGATGCGCTTAAGATGAAAAATACGTTAAAATTCCCATATTATGACTACTTGAACGAAACCACGGCCATCAAATCACGAGAATCCTCAAAAATATTAGAGCAAAACAAACTGTTACATGATCAATTTAATATAGATCAAAGGTTTTTAGATACAGAGCCTAATTTATCTCCAGCATGGCGTGACTCGAAAAAAGGGAATGAAGATGACATTCCAGAAATTCGGCAAAATAATAAATCTGGTAAGCGCTTGAATACACCAGTGGAAGCTAAAAAACTTTTACAAATGAACTTAGTGAAAAATGAATCTCACCCGGCGACCCTTTTAAATGTAACTCATAATGAAATAGGGCTCGTCGTCGCAGGCGGCAATCAGACAGCGGATGCGAACGAAAAATCACAGTTTTCGCCGTATCAGTCGCCTCACACAAACTATGCACAATACATGGGCACAGTCGCCGTGTCCGTACTGATAGTGATGTCTTTGATCCTTTGGATCAGTTTCCGCCTGAGATATAGGAGAAGGCGGGTGCCAATCGTGGAGGTGGAGGCTGAGGACCAAATAGAGGTGTCGAATATATCCGGTGGAGTGCTGTGGTGA